The DNA sequence GCAAAAAATTCAGAATAAAAGATGAGTATATTTAGATGACCATTTAGTAAAACAATTGTACTGtatgtttttattaaaaaaatctcTATTCCTAATAGAAAGAATATAGATCCTAGTCCTAGGTATAGGCGTTGTAGGTCCAGGGAAGATTTTTCGCAAGTCAAAGGGCGAATGAAATCATTTAGTCATATAAAAGCTGATCTATTTTGTTTGGGAGCAAAATTCTCTGGTCAACAATATCTTAGGAGAGTCCGCATGCATAGCAGATAGCACCAGACCCTGGCGGCGCAGCGCGGCATGTCGACAGCCGAAGGCGGCAAGGGCCGCGGCCGCGTCAGGAAGAAGAGAAGCAGGGACGGCGGCGAGGGAAAGAATGCCGCCGGCATTAGATGCCGGGTTGACGAGGACTACGGCGATGGCGAGATTGACGCCGGCAAGACATGCCGGGGTGAGGAGGACTATGGCGATGGCGAGATCGGCGCCGGCAAGAGACGCCCGTTTGACGAGGACGACAACGATGGCAGGACCGGCGACGACGAGGGCACGGGAGATTGCAGCATAAACTGTGACGACGAgacggacggcggcggcgacagcACGGGCCAGGATTTCATCTACTACTACAGCAACGACGACGATGACGCGGAGACGGAGGTCGACGACGACGCCAACGCGGTGGAACTCGCGGAGAAGAGGTACATCGTTCTGAGCCAGGATGATATCCGCGCGCGGCAGGAGGCGGACACGGCCGAGGTCGCCGAGGTGCTGTCCGTCCCGCGGGGCTTCGCCGCCGTCCTGCTGCGGCACTACAAGTGGCGAGCGATGCGTGTCCAGGACGAATGGTTCTCCGACGACCGCCGCATCCGCGACGCCGTCGGCATGCCGGCGGACGACGGCGGCGTCATCGTGCCCACGGCGCACAGCCGCGAGCGTCTCGTCTGCGCCATCTGCTTCGGAACGTTCCCCGCCGGCAGGACGAGGTCCGCGGCGTGCTCCGCCCACTTCTACTGCGACGAGTGCTGGCGCGGGTACATCCGCGCGGCGGTGGAGGACGGCCCGCGGTGCCTGTCGCTGCGGTGCCCGGACCCGTCCTGCTCGGCGGCCGTCGTGCGGGAGCTGGTCGACGAGGTGGCCGACGACGCCGAGGAGAAGGCCCGGTACGCGCGGTTCGCGCTCTGGTCGTTCGtggacgagagcggcggcagGGTCAAGTGGTGCCCGGGACGCGGCTGCTCCCGCGCCGTGGAGTTCGTCGGCTGCGCCGGCGACGCGACGGAGGTGTTCTGCGAGTGCACGCACGGCTTCTGCTGGAGCTGCGGCGAGGAGGCGCACCGGCCGGTGTCGTGCGAGACGGTGCGCGCGTGGCTGGCCAAGAACGTCTCCGACTCGGAGACGGCGAACTGGGTGCTGACCAACACCAAGCTCTGCCCCAAGTGCCGGCGGCCGATCGAGAAGAACCTGGGGTGCATGCACATGACGTGCAGCACCCCCTGCCGCTACGAGTTCTGCTGGGTGTGCTTGGGCCCATGGCCGCACCGCTCCGGCTGCCGCTCGAGCTACCAGGAGAGTGGCATGGACGCTGCCCAGCAACGGCAGCAGCAGGCCAAGGCGTCGCTGGACAGGTACCTGTATCACTACGAGCGGTGGGCAGTGAACGCCAAGTCGATGCAGAAGGCTCTGGCGGACATGGACGAGTTGAAGAGGTCGGAGCTGGAGAAGATGGCGGCGACGCTGGAAATCCAGGTGGAGGATCTTGAGTTCCTGACCATGGCGTATGAGCTGATCGCCTATGGCCGGCGAGTGACGCGCTGGGTGTATGCGTACGGGTACTACCTGGACCCAGAGGCCAAGCGGAACCTGCTCGACCAGCTGCAGGACGACGCCAACCGGCGGCTGGAAGACCTGCACCACGCCGCCGAGGTGGAGAGGATGAAGTTCTGCGGCGGCCAAGGCGGATCCGCCATGAACGACATGTACAGGGCGTACAAGGAACAgctcgtgaagctcaccaaagtAACTCGAAACTACTTTGGGAACCTCGTGAAAGCGTTTGAAACCGACCTGCCCGAGTTCAATTCTGTGAAAAAATAGGTAGCAATCCAGGGATTCATTCATTCGTGTTTCAGTTTTGCTTTATCTTGATTCTGTGTTCTTGTCACTTCATACATATGGACAATCTCCTATATACATATAagtttcaatcattttattagttAGGGAAATTATATTAGTTTGGCGATGTTGAAATCAAATTTTACCGTCTTCTATGTCAATTTTCCCTCTCCGTGTACCGGAGGTATTATTAAGTTTAGTTTTAGTTTCTAACATTAAGTTACTTTAGTGATCGTGTTTAGTCTAAGATAAGATCTTGTTTTTGTTTGAGTTCATTTCAACAAATTGCTCATGGAGATGCACCTTTACAAAGGTAATATATTCAATATCATCACTAGTAATCAGCATATCATCCACATAAAGCAAAAGTAATGTGCGGTGACGCTTAGAAACATGCACAAACAGTGAAGGATCATGATGTCATTGCATATATACTTCATGTAAATTACCATGAAGAGAAAAACATTTTTGACATCTACCAGATAGATATTCCATGAGCAAATGGCGGCCACAACAATGAAGTTCGAATAGTAGCTATATGAGCGATAGGAGGAAAAGGTCTCCTCGTAGTCGTGACATTAGGTGCTAGATGTTGTCTAGGAGGTGACCTCCGCTTACAGCTTAGGTAAGCCAAAGTGCGCCTAGACTTTTTCAAGGCGGTTCCTAGGCGTTTTATACACATCTACATATATTAACTTGAATAAAGAAGAAATAGGAGAAATGTGCACCTAAAGTTAAATAGAATATCCCATCAAAGAGCCTAGCCCACCTTCTCTATCCCCCCGCCTCCTCCTAGATGCACGCACGACGCACCTGTGCCCCTAAATCTGTTTTATGTCTGCCTATCTTTCGTCTTTGCCACTATCCACATCCTATCAGTCATGTCTACCATCTGTGCTGCCATGTGCGGCCACCAAGTTGCGCCTATTGTCTTCACTGCCAGTGCAACTGCACCTCTACCGTCTTCGCCATCGTACATAGCATCGGCCTTTGCTGCCATACATCCACACCCTACACGTCCCTCTCTGTCCTTTCCTCTTCCCCTGTCGCTCAACATCGCTATCTTCATGGAACTACCTGTAGAGACATCAAGGGACGACTTGTTCGTCTACCAGAACTAATGGGCACTACCTAGGTATCTCCTACCCCTAGGCTCTGTGGTACCCCATCACCTAGTGCAAGGCAGCCACAGGATGTCGCCTTGTCAAACACTTCATAAGACTGTTGAAAACTTCGAGCAACTAAGCAAACTTTGTATCACTTGattgatccatcaacttttatTTTAACTTTATAAACCTATTTGCATTTGATGGGGACAACACGTGCAGATAAAGGAACCACCTCCCAAGTACTAGTGTGCTCCAAAGCTGCAAGTTCTTTAAACATGAGCCTTCTCCCAAGCTAGAAGCTAGTCAGGAATGCTCAAGGCCTCCTAGTATGAAGAAGGTTCACTAATAGCACCAACAGTGAGGAAAAAGCCTATCAGGCACAAGAATGGTGGGTcaatttctaagatcataatatGGGTCTAGACCAGAAGAGGGATCATAGGAAGGAGTATTTGTGGCACTGGCCTTAGGATAAGGAAAACTAGAAGGTGGCTTAGTTTTGAAGGAACATAAGGACAATATTTATAATGAAAATGAATAGGAGGACGTGTAGGAATAGATTGTGAAGGAATGGGAAGATTGTGGGAAATATGAATATCAAGTGAAGGTGTGATAGAATCCATAGGTGAAGTAGATGAAGAAGATGATGGTGAATAAATGTAGATAGGATGTAAGCAAAGTTGACATCAGAATagatcagcagtgtttttctctcacaataggtcggccaacagtaatttcagccataacttttcaGACCAGTGAACAGAGCCTTAAGGATAAGACTCAATAAAGTTGACATCACGGAAAAAACAAATATGATGTGCAGAAGGATACTTCTTTATGACACCCGCTAGAAGAAACTAGAATTACTTTTATTCTGGAGTCTtcagatatacatatatatgtataaataTACAATAAGCACTTGGACCTAGGCCAAACTAAACCATGTATAGGATATGTGTGGTTGACACTAGTTATCGGGTAAGTAAAAATGTTATAAGTTTGCTATGCCACAactattgatatcttgtttataTAATTTGGTCAAACTATGGTTTAAAATGGGACAAAATTAGAATATTATGTTTTTTAGACAAAAGTTTGAACCTAGTACACATGCACACCTTTGTTATGCTATTaattaaatactccctctgtctttAAATGAAAGGTATCCAAGTGATTTTTAGTTAAAGTAAAGAGTATGAAAAAATACCAAATTATCCATTAGTAGTTGGGGAGTAGTTCAGTTGTTATTTTTCTTAGTGATTGGCTATTTGATTTGGATGACGCCAAATTTAAATGAAACCTCAATAGTTCCTGCCAAAAACAACGGAAAAACGTTGAGGACCCAGAATACTTTGTATTTTGATACAAATTTTAAACTTTGAAACCTTTATATTTTATATACTGTAGAGACAAAGCGAGTatatttgttttcttttcttttttttttgattaaAGCGTATATTTCTTGAATCACCATGTTAATAGTAGTACAATAAAAAAAGTAGAATTTTTACTCACATGCCGTTATCCATAATGTGTTGTGGGTACAGGGCTCTCAAGATCTGAAGTCAACGATATCCACAAGAGTTTGTTTGTGCAAACAAAATCCCCAATGTTTTAGCAGAGTGCTGATAGTCGCATCGCACCAGCAACGTACGTGTCTAACTTCGCCAGGGACCCTGGCGGCGAGGCGTGGCGGCGCAGCATGAAGAAAACAAACAAGGACGGCGATGGCGACAATGGCCTCAGCAAGACATGCCCGATCGCCGCCGCTTCAACAGCCGGCACTGGCGAGACTGGAGACGACACGGAAGATTATAACAAGAACGGTGACGAGATCGACGACAACGGCGACTGCACCGGTGAGGAGGATTTGATCTACTACTACAGCGACGACGAGGAGACGACGGAGGTCGACGGCGCCGAGCCGATCGAACGCGCCGACGAGAGGTACATCGTTCTGAGCCAGGACGCTATCCGCGGGCGGCAGGAAGCGGACATCGCCAAGGTCACCGATGTGCTGTCCGTCCCGCCGGGCATCGCCGCCGTCCTACTGCGGCACTACAAGTGGCGAGTGATGCGGCTCCAGGAGGAGTGGTTCTCCGACGACCGCCGCATCCGCGACGCCGTCGGCCTGCCGGCGGACGGCGGCGTCCTCGTGCCCACGGCGCTTATTAGCCGCAGGCGCGTCGCCGTCGACTGCGCCATCTGCTTCGGAAGTTTCCCCGCCGGCAGGACGAGGTCCGCGGCGTGCTCCACCCACTTGTACTGCGTCGAGTGCTGGCGCGGGTACGTGCGCGCGGCCGTCGAGGACGGCCCGCGGTGCCTGTCGCTGCGGTGCCCGGACACGTCCTGCTCGGCGGCCGTGGCGCGGGAGCTGGTCGACGAGGTGGCCGACGCCAAGGACAGGGCGCGGTACGCGCGGTTCGCGCTCTGGTCGTTCGtggacgagagcggcggcagGGTCAAGTGGTGCCCCGGCCGCGGCTGCTCCCGCGCCGTGGAGTTCGTCGGCTGCGCCGGCGACGCGACGGACGTGTTGTGCGAGTGCACGCACGGCTTCTGCTGGAGCTGCGGCGAGGAGGCGCACCGGCCGGTGTCGTGCGAGACGGTGCGCGCCTGGCTGGCCAAGAACGTCTCCGACTCGGAGACGGCGAACTGGGTGCTGACCAACACCAAGCTCTGCCCCAAATGCCGGCGGCCGATCGAGAAGAACCAGGGCTGCAACAACATGACGTGCAGCGCCCCCTGCTACTGCCGTTTCTGCTGGATCTGCCTGCAGCCATTGGGACGCAGGCACATCGGCTGCCATGGCTACCGGGCGCAGCCGGGCAAGGTCAACGCCGGCGGCAAGGACGAGCAACGGCGGGAGCAAGCCAAGGCGTCGTTGGACAGGTACCTGTACCACTACGAGCGGTGGGCGGCGAACGACACGTCGCTGCAGAAGGTTTTCAAGGACATGGCCGACCTGGAGGGTAATAAGGGGCTGGAGAAGATGGCGAAGAAGGTGAGGGTTCCGGCCAGCGATCTGAGGTTCCTGACCAGGGCGTACGAGCAGGTCGCCGACGGCCGGCGAGTCCTGCGGTGGGCGCACGCGTACGGCTACTTCCTGGACCCGAAGCGCGACGCCATCAAGCGCAACCTGTTCGACCAGCTCCAGAAGGACGCCAACAGTTCGCTGGAGCGTCTGCACGGCTGCGCCGAGGGGGAGAGGATGGAGCTCTGCGCCGGCGACGCGGCCGACGTCGGCGAGAGGTACAAGAGCTACAAGGAGAAGCTTCAGAGCCTCACCCAGGTGACGCGGCACTACTTCGAGAACCTCGTGAAAGCCTTCGAGACCAACCTGGCCGAGGTGGAGACGACGGAGTAGGAGACATGGATGGATTCCAAACCCATACTACTATCTTTCATCAGATTTATACTTCGCACTAAAGACTTAAATTAGTGTGTTATTCAGTTTAGCTTCAGTCACTCATTCTTTTTTCTGTCGTTTTGGGGATACCGGAAGCATAACCCGCACGTTCGCGTGAATTTGCAGATGATTTAAAATTTCATAAGACAAAGTTGGCATGGAATTAGCACTTGGGATTAAGGTCAAATTGTTAAGCCAAAGTCAGTGCAAGAttagatgcaaaaagacacgCATCAAAAGTGCAAGTACCATAGAGTTCCATGGTGTTTTATCATTTATGCATTTCAAAGGAGGCCTAATAAAAGCTTTAAAGCGTCGGATTAGATGCCGTTTCTAAATAATTAGCTCAGTAAATCCTAATTAAACATTAGTATCTCCATCTTTTAATTAGATATAATAATCTTCGATTAGATCTTCCGTTTCATTTAATTATGCCTTATTTAATTTATctcaaaaactaaaattttttcaacATTCTCTACCATATCAAATCTTGCCgcacatgtataaagcattaagTATAGATAAAAAATCTATAAACAATAATGATTCCTTTCACAAGATCCTCGGAAGTCGTCAACCCTTCCGCAGTAAATTCTCTTCACCTTCACGTAGATGCGCGGAGTCTGTTTTTCTACTGGGCTATTTATGGGCCGGGCGCACTGCCATTTCCAGCGCATAGAGATGGCCTACAGCTACAGGCCCATCTCATCTTGCTTGCCATCGGATGTGTGATGGACGGCTTCCGGCTTCCTATCTTCCAGCACCCAGCATCTGCTGCTGGACGCGAGACACAATCGGTTCAAAAAACGAGATATGCATGTCGAATCGAATCCCTTTAAATAAGCAACTGCAAGATTTTGCGATAGATAGCATAGTACCCTCATCTACTAAACCCTCCTCCTCCGTGAGACCTCATCGGCGGCACGACGATGGGGACGGCGGGGTACGagtacgacgacgacgacgacgatggctACGGTGAGGACGACGACTACACGTTCGACGACACCTGCGACTACGACGACGATGTCCAAACCACGGAAGTAAACGCCGCCGACGGcgccgacgaggaggaggagcagaggtACGTCGTCCTCACCGAGGACGCCGTCCGCGCGCGGCAGGAGGCGGAGACGGCCAAGGTCGCCGAGATCCTCTCCATCCCGCGGGGCTTCGCGGCCGTCCTGCTGCGCCACTTCAAGTGGAGCGCCGGCCGTGGCCAGGAGGAGTGGTTCTCCGACGACGCCCGCGTCCGCGCCGCCATCGGCCTTCCAGCCGACGGCGTGCCCGTGCCGACGGTTGTCAGCCGCGCCGAGCTGTCCTGCGCCATCTGCTTCGTGGACCACCCCGCCGGGAAGACGAGGTCGGCGGGGTGCGCCCACTTCTACTGCGGCGAGTGCTGGCGCGCGTACATCCGCGCGGCGGTGGACGACGGCGCGCGGTGCCTGGCGCTGCGGTGCCCGGACCCGTCCTGCCACGCCGCCGTCGTCcaggagctcgtcgacgtggccgccgACGCCAAGGACAGGGAGCGGTACGCGCGGTTCACGCTCCGGTCGTTCGTGGAGGagggcagcagcggcggcggcgccggcggtggTGGGCGGATCAAGTGGTGCCCGGGCGCCGGGTGCACGCGCGCCGTGGAGTTcctcggcggcgccgccgccgccgccgcggacgtGTTCTGCGCGTGCAGGCATGGCTTCTGCTGGAGCTGCGGCGAGGAGGCGCACCGGCCGGTGACGTGCGACACGGTGCGCGCGTGGCTGGACAAGAACGCGTCCTACACGGAGACGTCCAACTGGGTGCTTGCCAACACCAAGCACTGCCCGCGGTGCCGGCTGCCCATCGAGAAGAACCAGGGGTGCATGCACATGACGTGCCCGCCGCCGTGCGGACACGAGTTCTGCTGGGTCTGCCTCGACTCCTGGGACAACCACACCGGCTGCGCAGGCTTCGACGGCGGCGGCAATGGCGGCAGGCAGGAGGAAGGGGaaacggcgacggcgaggcagCAGAGCCGGAGCCAGGCGGCCATGGACATGGACAGGTACGTGTACCACTACGAGCGGTGGGCGGCCAACTACTCGTCGCTGGAGAACGTGTTCAAGGACATGGCGCATCTGGAGAGCTCGGAGATCGAGAGGATCGCGGCCGTGTCCGGGCAGCCGGCGGCGAGCTTCGCGTTCCTGAGCAAGGCGTACGAGGAGATCGCGCATGGCCGGCGGGTGC is a window from the Sorghum bicolor cultivar BTx623 chromosome 5, Sorghum_bicolor_NCBIv3, whole genome shotgun sequence genome containing:
- the LOC8070199 gene encoding probable E3 ubiquitin-protein ligase ARI8, coding for MGTAGYEYDDDDDDGYGEDDDYTFDDTCDYDDDVQTTEVNAADGADEEEEQRYVVLTEDAVRARQEAETAKVAEILSIPRGFAAVLLRHFKWSAGRGQEEWFSDDARVRAAIGLPADGVPVPTVVSRAELSCAICFVDHPAGKTRSAGCAHFYCGECWRAYIRAAVDDGARCLALRCPDPSCHAAVVQELVDVAADAKDRERYARFTLRSFVEEGSSGGGAGGGGRIKWCPGAGCTRAVEFLGGAAAAAADVFCACRHGFCWSCGEEAHRPVTCDTVRAWLDKNASYTETSNWVLANTKHCPRCRLPIEKNQGCMHMTCPPPCGHEFCWVCLDSWDNHTGCAGFDGGGNGGRQEEGETATARQQSRSQAAMDMDRYVYHYERWAANYSSLENVFKDMAHLESSEIERIAAVSGQPAASFAFLSKAYEEIAHGRRVLKWANAYGYYLDPVRDAAKRGLFEDLLDQANSQLERLHAAAELERRELFCSDAEPAVVRDLLKYYKDRVESYTTATRTFLRNLVKAFETTDLPEFKSLK
- the LOC8070198 gene encoding probable E3 ubiquitin-protein ligase ARI8, which produces MKKTNKDGDGDNGLSKTCPIAAASTAGTGETGDDTEDYNKNGDEIDDNGDCTGEEDLIYYYSDDEETTEVDGAEPIERADERYIVLSQDAIRGRQEADIAKVTDVLSVPPGIAAVLLRHYKWRVMRLQEEWFSDDRRIRDAVGLPADGGVLVPTALISRRRVAVDCAICFGSFPAGRTRSAACSTHLYCVECWRGYVRAAVEDGPRCLSLRCPDTSCSAAVARELVDEVADAKDRARYARFALWSFVDESGGRVKWCPGRGCSRAVEFVGCAGDATDVLCECTHGFCWSCGEEAHRPVSCETVRAWLAKNVSDSETANWVLTNTKLCPKCRRPIEKNQGCNNMTCSAPCYCRFCWICLQPLGRRHIGCHGYRAQPGKVNAGGKDEQRREQAKASLDRYLYHYERWAANDTSLQKVFKDMADLEGNKGLEKMAKKVRVPASDLRFLTRAYEQVADGRRVLRWAHAYGYFLDPKRDAIKRNLFDQLQKDANSSLERLHGCAEGERMELCAGDAADVGERYKSYKEKLQSLTQVTRHYFENLVKAFETNLAEVETTE
- the LOC8070197 gene encoding probable E3 ubiquitin-protein ligase ARI7, whose amino-acid sequence is MSTAEGGKGRGRVRKKRSRDGGEGKNAAGIRCRVDEDYGDGEIDAGKTCRGEEDYGDGEIGAGKRRPFDEDDNDGRTGDDEGTGDCSINCDDETDGGGDSTGQDFIYYYSNDDDDAETEVDDDANAVELAEKRYIVLSQDDIRARQEADTAEVAEVLSVPRGFAAVLLRHYKWRAMRVQDEWFSDDRRIRDAVGMPADDGGVIVPTAHSRERLVCAICFGTFPAGRTRSAACSAHFYCDECWRGYIRAAVEDGPRCLSLRCPDPSCSAAVVRELVDEVADDAEEKARYARFALWSFVDESGGRVKWCPGRGCSRAVEFVGCAGDATEVFCECTHGFCWSCGEEAHRPVSCETVRAWLAKNVSDSETANWVLTNTKLCPKCRRPIEKNLGCMHMTCSTPCRYEFCWVCLGPWPHRSGCRSSYQESGMDAAQQRQQQAKASLDRYLYHYERWAVNAKSMQKALADMDELKRSELEKMAATLEIQVEDLEFLTMAYELIAYGRRVTRWVYAYGYYLDPEAKRNLLDQLQDDANRRLEDLHHAAEVERMKFCGGQGGSAMNDMYRAYKEQLVKLTKVTRNYFGNLVKAFETDLPEFNSVKK